One genomic window of Leptospira paudalimensis includes the following:
- a CDS encoding DMT family protein → MLTVVLLVLSNIFMTFAWYGHLKYAKSNQMFYVILFSWGIAFFEYVLMVPANRIGYTVYKFEGFQLKIIQEIITIFVFILFATLFLGEKIKWNYIVSFGLILLAGFFAFGFGNNSNSH, encoded by the coding sequence ATGCTAACAGTTGTTTTACTTGTTTTATCCAATATCTTTATGACTTTTGCCTGGTATGGCCATTTAAAATATGCAAAATCAAACCAAATGTTTTATGTGATTTTGTTTTCATGGGGCATTGCATTTTTTGAATATGTACTGATGGTACCTGCCAATCGTATTGGGTATACGGTTTACAAATTTGAAGGATTCCAATTAAAGATCATCCAAGAGATCATCACAATCTTTGTGTTTATCCTTTTTGCCACCTTGTTTTTAGGTGAAAAAATCAAATGGAATTATATCGTTAGTTTTGGATTGATCTTACTTGCTGGTTTTTTTGCGTTTGGATTTGGGAACAATTCAAACAGTCACTAA
- a CDS encoding SIR2 family NAD-dependent protein deacylase, producing the protein MDVLPQESLEIIRRAKSIIFLTGAGISNESGIPTFRGEGGLWKNFRAEDLATPEAFQKNPELVWEWYDWRRNICKNAKPNPGHITIAKWQRKSSSVSLITQNVDGLHPRAGSESIIELHGNIFRVRCTNCSAKFHLEQDGLDHPGLKFCKHCESLLRPDIVWFGEEYDQTHLTKSWELSKQSQIVFVIGTSANVSVPAQLALTAIRNGAIGIEINPAETNLTPSMKHHFGGKSGEVLPKIWNEVFPNEPLD; encoded by the coding sequence ATGGACGTGTTACCACAAGAATCTTTGGAAATAATTCGGAGAGCAAAGAGTATCATCTTTCTGACAGGGGCTGGTATTTCAAACGAAAGTGGAATCCCAACGTTTCGTGGAGAAGGTGGACTTTGGAAAAACTTTCGAGCAGAGGATTTAGCAACTCCAGAAGCTTTCCAAAAAAATCCAGAACTCGTTTGGGAATGGTACGATTGGCGAAGGAATATTTGTAAAAATGCAAAACCCAATCCAGGCCATATAACAATTGCCAAATGGCAAAGAAAATCAAGTTCTGTTTCCCTCATCACTCAAAATGTAGACGGCCTTCATCCGCGTGCAGGAAGTGAATCCATCATCGAACTTCATGGGAATATTTTTCGTGTCAGGTGTACAAATTGTTCGGCAAAATTTCATTTGGAACAAGATGGTTTAGACCATCCTGGACTTAAATTTTGTAAACATTGTGAATCCCTACTTAGGCCCGACATTGTTTGGTTTGGAGAAGAGTATGACCAAACACATCTTACAAAAAGTTGGGAACTATCTAAACAATCACAAATCGTTTTTGTGATTGGAACGAGTGCCAACGTATCTGTCCCCGCCCAATTAGCGCTCACAGCGATTCGGAATGGAGCAATTGGGATTGAAATCAATCCAGCGGAAACAAATCTTACACCTTCCATGAAACACCATTTTGGTGGAAAATCAGGTGAAGTATTACCCAAAATTTGGAATGAAGTATTTCCAAACGAACCATTAGACTAA
- a CDS encoding cytochrome c-type biogenesis protein CcmH, with amino-acid sequence MGILLRGLLSIVLFMGITSGVFAQKTTTNLKEETQIQTFLKVTEKIRCICLPSLPIQSCSFNMCAASSYLKSFIENRIKEGMGEGEIISKMENGFGTSVLQDPIVIMFQENGNQGMVDSIVYGFGPKILAKPDDTWINATLLGLGVLGLFGIYRYGTKKSREKSALSQSNSKTPSTSTTEAIKEKIRKFEES; translated from the coding sequence ATGGGTATTTTATTACGTGGGTTACTTTCGATTGTACTCTTTATGGGAATCACGAGTGGTGTATTCGCTCAAAAAACAACTACCAATTTAAAAGAAGAAACTCAGATCCAAACCTTCCTTAAGGTCACAGAAAAAATCCGATGTATCTGTTTACCAAGCCTTCCTATCCAGTCGTGTTCCTTTAACATGTGTGCTGCTTCCAGTTATCTCAAAAGTTTTATTGAAAATCGAATCAAAGAAGGAATGGGAGAAGGAGAAATCATTTCCAAAATGGAAAACGGATTTGGTACTTCTGTATTACAAGACCCCATTGTAATCATGTTCCAAGAAAATGGAAACCAAGGTATGGTAGATTCGATCGTGTATGGTTTTGGTCCTAAAATCTTAGCAAAACCTGATGATACTTGGATCAATGCCACATTACTTGGATTAGGTGTTCTTGGGTTATTTGGGATTTATCGATATGGAACTAAAAAATCGCGTGAAAAATCTGCTCTTTCCCAATCAAACTCCAAAACTCCATCAACTTCTACAACAGAAGCCATCAAAGAAAAAATTCGCAAATTTGAAGAGTCTTAA
- a CDS encoding aminotransferase class I/II-fold pyridoxal phosphate-dependent enzyme: MSYHWEEIQKKLESIKEKQLFRETKTYHGIDFCSNDYMGLATNSRMLEYYRSLTDLYPFGSTASRLVRGNYDSMDLFETEFANFVDGEAALLVSNGFVANLGLIDSIAAPNCYVFTDRLNHASILDGIRISGAKKKYYNHLDLQHLQTLLDKANAEDPNQKHKRIVVTESLFSMDGDSPDFSKLLTLKKQYGFVLVVDEAHALGVYGKEGKGILFRDLSIEDIQSIDYRVYTLGKSFGLEGGIIVTKQMGRDHLVNVMRPFIFSTAPLPIISKLAMYALDLLRSMESERFRLLELTRELKQSLQTNGFMITNTESHIIPLLLLTEKESLYYAKRLQEMGLDVRAIRPPTVPTPRLRISLNAKLTREDTNSLVSALVQIRKDCETVSFT, from the coding sequence GTGAGCTATCATTGGGAAGAAATTCAAAAAAAACTGGAGTCCATCAAGGAAAAACAATTATTCCGCGAAACTAAAACCTATCATGGGATTGATTTTTGTTCCAATGATTATATGGGCCTTGCCACTAACTCTCGTATGTTGGAATACTACAGGTCTTTAACAGATTTGTATCCCTTTGGTTCCACAGCTTCACGGCTTGTTCGTGGAAATTATGATTCCATGGATTTGTTCGAAACGGAATTTGCAAACTTTGTGGATGGAGAGGCAGCCTTACTTGTTTCCAATGGTTTTGTCGCAAACTTGGGGCTCATAGATTCCATTGCTGCGCCAAATTGTTATGTTTTTACAGACCGTTTGAATCATGCCTCGATTTTGGATGGGATTCGAATTTCTGGTGCCAAAAAAAAATACTACAACCACTTGGATTTACAACATTTACAAACGTTACTAGACAAGGCAAATGCCGAAGATCCAAACCAAAAACACAAACGAATCGTTGTTACCGAATCTTTGTTTAGTATGGATGGAGATAGCCCCGATTTTTCCAAACTACTCACATTAAAAAAACAATATGGGTTTGTCCTCGTTGTAGATGAGGCACATGCACTCGGAGTGTATGGTAAGGAAGGAAAGGGGATTTTGTTTCGAGATTTGTCTATCGAAGACATTCAATCGATTGATTACCGAGTGTATACACTCGGTAAATCGTTTGGATTGGAAGGTGGGATCATCGTAACAAAACAAATGGGTAGAGACCATTTGGTCAATGTTATGCGACCATTTATATTTTCTACGGCACCACTTCCCATCATTTCTAAATTGGCAATGTATGCTTTAGACTTATTACGATCTATGGAGTCTGAGAGGTTTCGTTTACTCGAACTCACTAGAGAATTAAAACAATCGTTACAAACGAATGGTTTTATGATCACAAATACAGAATCTCATATCATCCCTTTATTACTTTTAACTGAAAAAGAATCTTTATATTATGCCAAACGATTACAGGAGATGGGTCTCGATGTTCGCGCCATCCGTCCACCGACAGTTCCCACGCCAAGATTGCGGATCAGTTTGAATGCAAAATTAACAAGGGAGGATACAAATTCCTTAGTTTCTGCGTTGGTTCAAATTCGGAAAGATTGTGAAACGGTATCCTTTACTTAA